In the genome of Crassostrea angulata isolate pt1a10 chromosome 6, ASM2561291v2, whole genome shotgun sequence, the window GTTCTTTGGTCCGCTCCcattttaggtaaactttaTTGGCTTTGTATAGAAGCGAATCAAGGAAAAACTTGGATCAGATAGCATAAATGTAGAtgatattttcatgataaagAAATCATTATATGTTCCTTGATCAGTTGGGAACTTACATATATTCCATTACAATTAGAATCAGAGCCTTTGTCGTGGTCTATGGGtctaaaataacaacaaaacgcatttattaactttaattgtttaaaagaaacaaatttctTTCCGTGTGAAAAACCGAGCAAAACATTGgtcaattatcaattttttcccTCTTCATTAAGATCATTATAATCTAATTAATTAAGTTGTTTGATATACACGTACTTAGCACCAGGATGTACCGATTTCCGGCCGTCGTCACAATCCTTTCCTCGCCACGATGTCCCCCTTAACGTCtgtatacaaaatgtaaaagttgTCCAGATGAAATAAAACTCAATCAAAAGTAATTTGGATCTTATGGCTATATTAGTTGTAGGTCGTATCAAATCACTTAATCTCCTTGTTCTTATTTCCTTATcattacatacatttgtatgtattatatgtaacaTGTATATAGCTATAGCGTGATCAAATAAacgaaattaatatatttcttttaattttatatacatgaacaccttcataaaaaattatatagatacacacagtACAAATATtctcaagaaaaagaaaaaaaattacaaccaACATGTATCTTAATATTGTGTACATTAAATATTCATACAGGAAAGAGACAACTCCATGACGACCACAAGCGAAATTACTATTCAAACGGCAGATCAACATCCAGGATCTAATCCTTTGCCAGGATGGGGCCTTGGAACAGACCACTTAATTGACCTTCGAAGGGAATTGTATTTACAATGACAGTGACATGTATATGTAGTTTAATACTTGCCTGATATACGCTGTAGAAATCCCCGTCTAAGTCCACGGCTGGGTCGTGTTTACTGAATACACTGGAAGAAAGACAAAAATATGCTAAATTATGTCCAACTGTGCCACTCTTGCATAGTTAAGTTGGGCCGTGgcatatctacatgtacgtTATGTCACATAACCAAAGATAGGAAATATTTTTCACGTAAAATCTATACGCATTAATATGATATTCAACTTATTCTTTAAAGCCGAAATGAAGACTGACTTACTGATCAATTAATCCACATATGCTTTTTATTCCAGGTAGATCGCATATCTTTATCCCGACACGACGAGGTGTGTGTGCCTGAAACATTGATACAAGATATATATACGTATATAAAATGAAGAACTTGGGTGTTAACTAGATACCCCTCACTTTTAAACTGATTTCAGAATTTACTGTAGACCGGCCAATCATTACAACCTCTTGTATagaaaataataatgttttcCCTTCTTTCGTTTATTTGAAGAACTCGAGAAGAAATAACATCaaaataattcttataaaattcataaatatataccagtatttctttaaacttaattttcaaaaaattaatgcaCGTTTAATTAATCtcttctaaaatttcatttccaATTTATTAGTAAAAATATAGATATCTGTATTGTATAGACTTATACATGACATTTCTTAATACATACTAGTAGTTTTCGTCGGTACCTGAATATATTCTAATTGGTTCCTTTGTTTAGATTTCAACGGAAAGATGTGACACATTTCTGATTTTGGTTCAGTAAAGCAAAAAGACATTTTGTGACATGCTGTGTCTGCGGTGTCATCTTTGGAAAACCTGGAGTTTATgcatcaattaaaattaaaatttcaaacaatattaaaaataaaattgtttcaggaatcaaattatataacTAATAACTTAAGGGAtttttgaagagagagagagaggggggggggggctatatgtATATGAGAGGGGGAGCTCACGTTCTTATGATATCGGCTGCGATGAAGTCTGCGAATTCTTTACACGCCCCTTGGTAAGGCTCCGGTAGGAACTTACACAGCCTCTCCAGTCCTTTAGTTACCGTCTCATTGTGAATCACAGACAGTTGCTCTGCTAATCCCAGCACCACGGTACACACTGAAACATGGAAGGAACACGTACGCTTATTAAATGAGGCGTCTTTGCCATCTTTATATTCAAGTGTCATCTGCTGGTTATTAGTTCAAAACACCTTTTAAAACCCTTCAACTGTACTGATATCGCAAGTTTGTATATCCCGCATACTTTCATCATTTTAgcgataatttttgtaaaatattctcGAAACAGTCATTGTTGAACAAAACCATGTTATTTCAATTACAGTTTTGCTATATACTTTATTCAATCGAAAGCTACAAATTGTTTATCTGAAATGACTGGATTAAGACCTTAATTTTGCAGTCAATATTTTAGGTGGCGAATCAGTAACAAAACGATTcgatttattacttttttaaagctacatgtatatttaaatgttttcgaCTTCATTCGTAATTTCAATTAAACCGTCTGCGCActtatgtacagtgtatatataatttttttaggttGGGGGATATTAATTGTTAACACTAATAACAGTACGCTGACACGTTTTATATAATTCGGGGTAATGCCCACTTCACACATATGGAAATTCTCgagaaaacacaaaacaaaatatttttaaataaattcctTTTCTTGTTGGAGTTTATTGAATAAGGAATGCGTTGTTGTTATTTTCACATCTTAATCGTTCCGTGTGCACATGTGATACATTTAAGTAATTTGAcctacaggtacatgtatttgggaTATATAATCCCGCGTCATTTTTATAACTTGATTGCAAAAACGTAACAAGAAGAAAAATACTACTGGAAACATTTCAGCGTCAGAAAAAATTCCATCATTGATACTGCAACTTTGACTTTGTTTCATTTATATCTGATTATGAATTTAGCAATATCTTATAATTGCGGGTACATGTATCTGCGTGTTTGTAAATCTGTTTTACGAAGGCGTATATGagttatatgagttataattttgaagaaataaatacCGGTAAATAAAATCGTTGGCAGAAATTCGTTTGAAATGATTTTGTTAAATCTTTTGAACGCTGTTAAACATTGTTGttacgattttttaaaatcgtttaGACGATGTAGAAATTCTTTGTATGATATTACATTTTGAGCCAGAAAATGtctattgtattttatattctGCTTCGAGTCTTCGAAGTGCAGGAAAttgaaaatatctaaaatatttctATAGTTAATATACCCGTATTCTAtgttaaaataatgttattgtCTATTAAAATAACCAGATGGTACATTTTTACGAAACTTTCTAGGAACATAGATTtggttaaagaaaacaaaaagatttcttgtttaaatgcctttttttaaattctgcttccctttaaagggacttggacaagattttatatcaaatttttaatttttattttttatatataaaatggtttactagCACATTTTGAATCATTgactaaaatttgaatgttagatattaatttttaagggAGATACAAAGGTAAGAactcattgttatgtaaacaaagctcgagtcttatatttgtttacaaataatgtaaagtatggaattaccatttctttaatataataattagtGGAAACAAGGCAAACCTattcaatgtgtttataaaatatattatcaatagAAGAAGCAACATCTGATTGAAACTTataacaataaaacacatatgtaaacaataacaaggctcgagctttgtttacaaaaccaGGAATTCCAAACTCTGTACCTTGCATAAAGCCCAATATCTGACTTTCAAAATTTGACAGAGCATTAAAAACACCCATAATATCCattcttaacattaaaaatggaaaaataaaattcaaaatattgagctcacATCGTGTCCctttaaaagtgaaaaagtaATCGTTTGGATCTTGTTTACCATTTAACAATAATGCTACGCACAACGCAAACGGTAATTTAAACTTCTTAGATACACGATATGTTGTGTGACATGGAATAAACCCAAAAGACTAAATCATGTAAATTACTTCCTTCTAATTCTACCAGTAAATAAGAACCTAAACGTTATACTTGCCTGCACAGTTGGAACCTCCATTTGTGCCTCTCGAATACTCATGAACACTTTTTGCAGATGTTGTAATGAAATTGATGAGTATTAGAAAACAGAGAAAAAGAAAACCACGCATTGTGTTCATTCATCTAAACAAAAGCACATGAGTGTCACATGACAATCACGATGGTCTTTATTCTGACCAATCACAGCAAGGCTGATATTTTTGCGTGAATCAAGCTATAAGTagtagtaaataaataaattttacttagtTTTCCAGTAAAAAATACAGTGCTTTAaccttgaaaatgtaaaaagtcaaTCCACACCGATTATTTTCTATAGAGCGGTCATTTTTTAAGTAATCTCACTTCGTACGTGACTTCGCGAGAAAGCGCGATACTTCCAACCgccaaatttaaattttgtaaacaagaGCCGAGCGATTACTGTTCAAATGTGGAAGGACTGAATACGAGCTCTACGATGGATTCCTACACGGAGGTGAGTAGTAATCATTGTTTCATGgtgatattgttatatatatgcAGATACCCAAGCAGGTCTGATGTAACGATAAAGTTAGAGTttgaagtatatatatattgatacgTTAACAATGAACTTTTTGGTTTCCGGAGTCATGAGGGATTTGGACATATTCTGCTTAGATGTGGGATATTCTATTTTCGCAAAACTTCGTGATTGTTAGATATAACTAAGTCGTTTTTTATTTGTGTGGAAATAAGCTTATTGACTTTATGAATACacaatttaaaattctttgacCTGCAAAGGTTAAGAATGTGCAAGATCACGTGGGATAAGATAACAGAATTCAAAAAGCTCATTAGAAAACCAGACTGGCGCTAAGTGGTTGTGTATTCAAATATGATGTCTGAAACTCATCAAGAAGTGTGTGATTCCTCGTTTGAAGAGCTTGCAAATAAAACGATCGAGGATATTGATAAATCGCCATCAGATTTGGGATCTTTTGAGGAAATAGCAGTGGAGTCTTTTCAGGAGCTTGAAAAGTACAATGATGCAAAACTTTCGTCAGGCGACCTGCAGGttttctattttaatattttgatcatgTACACTACTGTTAGTGAATTTccgtttgattatttttaatttatacctTTTCGGGCTAATGTTTATAAGAAcgctttttaaaatttgaatattttccagTTAGAAATTGGCGGAGTTTGTGAGAACTCTAGAAGTAAACACCTACTGATTATTTTGTTCATGGAAAAATTCAGATCTTATCTTGCATATTACCTTAGTCTATGTCAGAAATAAATCTtctcttaattttgtttttctgacGTCAGACAGTTGTCACTGCAGGATACCCTCATAACAAACCTATGGACCCATTTGCAATGACAATTAGCTACAGATTTATCAAACTTCTTCATAAATATTCTCAAATGCATCGaggaaccaaaaaaaaatattttacaactttgcttaatgattttaataaaagtataaaacaTCTTTGTATTAAAGCATACAATTAAATTTCTTTGACTATATATGcatattcaaatgaaattttcctatttgaaaaaaaataaaattccagtTTAGCAAGACCTTGAATTTGCACCAAAAAGTGATGCAACAACCCTGTAGTAAATCTATACTTGTAGTATATATGCATTTATATGCTTTTTGGTTTGAAAGACTGCATATTGCCATAGGCTAAACTACTATCTCAGTATCTACCATAGGCAAGTCCAGCTACTGAACATACAGTTGCTGAATACaacatttaaattgaatatgTTGATGGTTACTTAGCGGCgcacattttaaataaaatgttttaattaatgaaagAGGTTGCTAGAGAAAACAAGACAACGCAGGGAAGTATTGAACCAGAAGCTGGGAAAGACACCAGAGGCTACTCCAAGGAAGCGTATATTGGAGCAGAATCAGGCCAGAGAGAATGTAACAGCTGTGTCCATCACCTCAAAAGATGGTAAGAAATTACCGGTATTgatatgttatttaaaaaaagttagtggtctttctttttaatcaacatttgaataaacaaaaacaatcagGCATATTCTTTTGTCTAAGTACATTTACCAATTTATaatcatattgattttcatttttgaaataacaGCATGATTACCATGGAGGTATAAAATTTTTCATTGTAGGTTCTCCAGGTAAGAGACAGTGTGTCCGTGGGGAGGAGAATATGGTGCACCCTGACACTCCAGCCATTAATGGGGTCAAATCCAGAATGCAGGCCCTGACCAAACAGAGGGAACAGTTCTCAGGTAAATGATACGACTAATGAGTAAATCCTTTCCCTTTGTTTAGGTGGGTAAGCGAgtttaaaaagattaattttttctGTGGAAATTGGTGGttgttttgaaacttttttgaaCAAAGAGTGGCTCCCtgtcatttttgaaaatcatttgtCAACTTTGGAAAATTAATACtcatgttttcaaaaaaaataggTAGCAGTTATAAACTTCATAGAATCATAATTTCAAAAGTGAAATGTATattgatgaatatttaaatataccataatatcatgtataaaaatatacatttaaataaacgTGAAATTTGTGCTAATTTGAAATTATACAGATTTCTAAATCTCTTAAAAAACAGTTTTGCCATCAAATTTCAGAAAAAGATTCAGAAATGGTTGATATATCTAATGAACCAGCCATGCAGAAAGTTACTACGACTCGGAGAGAGGCTGCAGTAGCCTTCAAGGAAAATATTGAAGAGACTACGACATCCACTGGCAGAAGGGGGCGATTTGCTCATCTAGCTCAAGCTATCAACAATTGGGAGGATGATCTTAGTCATCCAACAATTCAGTAAGTCGCTGTCAAGAAAGAAATCATGTTCGGTAATTTAATAACTTATTAATCTATATGTCACTTATGTCTCCTGGCTCCACCGtcactaaaattttcaaattcctcaactcaaatcctttaaagaaaagtgcataaatttgaggtcaaacctcagatttgaggctgagtattgacttgaggaaagttggtgacggtgGGGCCAGACCTCTGCTATGAAACCATTGTCAGATTACATTAGAAAGGTACTTGAGATTTAGGAAAAAGaaaatcatgaatttcaaattgtctttttcaaagtaaaccaGAGGAACCCAAACCAAGATGGCAACCGCCAAAGCCTGCTACTGAGGCACCTCCAGCTAAACCCCCTCGAGTGGAGGCCGACCCCAGTCCTCCTCAGCAGTCAGTAAAGCCACCACCAGCACCCCCTGTTCCGGCAGCTCCCTCCCCCAAGAAAACATATGCCCCACAACCCCCTACTGCACAATCCTCTGCAGCCAGTAAATTGCCAACCAACAGTGTATGCAAATCTGTGCTTGACAGAACAAAAGTTTCTAAAGAGAAAACTGAAGACCCAACCACTAAATCTGTTTCTGAGAGACTAAACACCTGGAAGGCCTCTGAAACTCCCAAAAAGGTATACTACTAGTTCAAATCAACTAagtattttttacaatgaaaatttactagtATTGTggtttttaacattaaattttctATGCACAGGAGAAGCAAGTAGATCCATCACAGCAGCCAGTTTCTGCCAAGAAGGCAGTGTGGGAACAAAAGATATCAACACCCACTGCTACAGTCAGTAAAGTGCACCAGCCTGTCAGACAGATGGCTACCCCAGTGTCTGAAAAACCACCACTTCCCAAACCACAGTCCTCAGAGACACAGAATCCTAATGTAACGGCGGCACAACCAGAGGTGCGAGTGGAGAAGGATGACCCTGCTGCTCAGCCCGTGTCAGCCAGGATGGCATCTTGGCAGCAGAGAACGTCAGAGTCTACCCCGAGGAAAGAAGAGGAGCCTACTGCATACTCTGTCACAGCTAGAATGTCAGCATGGGAGGAAATGTCGTCCAGTAACAAAGTCTCTTATATTAAGAAGGTGGACCCTGGCAGTGTCTCTCCGGGGAAGAAATCTCCAGTTAAAGCCCCTGTGTTTGGTAGTGCCAAAAAGCCTACTCCGGTGAAAGCCATTGGCCAGACCTCAGAAAACAAAGCGGTCACACCAACAAAGGCTGTTAAGGATCACTTGATGCAGAAAGCTGGTCACATCAAGGCATCAATGGATAGCCCACAGCAGACAGGAGGCAATCCAGGTAAGATTGGCAGTGCCACAAAAATGATGCAGCAGAAACTGTTTGAGCAGGCTACTCATGGCAAAACAGCAGATGTGGCTGAAAAGCTAAGACGAGAAAGGATGGAAGAAGTACAGCAAATTCAGCATCGGCATGACAACGGTATATTGAAAGAGGGAAGACCAGAAAAGGTAATGTTTAACAGAGAATGAATGCATTGAGGAATGATATCTTAAAGTTGTTATGTAAAATAATGGTTTACTAGTGAAGTACTagaatatttttcatcttttgaaTTGTCTTGTGTATTGCAGACTCCAAGTGACACTGAGGACCAAAAACTGACTTCAGACTTAGGAAACAACAGACGGGAAGCGATTCGAGCCAAAGCCAGGGCTGGTATGcttttatcatgttttttattttctcaaaaGTACTTGGTGCAGTTTAACTATATGCgttataaatgcttttaaacCTTAAAATTCTTTGTCTTTATAAAACAAACCTTCTGTATATGTAAATACTTTTCTGAACCTCATTTATCTCTTAAATAttcctctcttttttttttgttggcaTGGTCaggcctataaaaaaaagtttgtgtgTTTcaggtaacccgacctaacctacaaaaatggcccgatcctaccatttttagatgtctgattttatccgattgtgaattttatcttatttccaataaaaaatacgtttttaaatatgaaagaaacaaacattcttaggattcatgcaaaaaaaatatgataaaatgaaaaaaaaatccctacctatctaacctaattttttcatcagtgttaccctaaacacacaaggGTTTTTTTTAGGCCTCTTCTATTATTCTTATTGTTTTACTGTCCAGAGTtttgaaaaagaacaaaaatccTTGTGTGctgttagaaaaaatatgttacatgtacaatgtattgcGTAAATTTGTGGCCTGTtgctatttacatgtatgtatgtatttcatgtatgtatgtatttcTATCACTATTTGtggtttgtttttatattcaacTTTGATGTTTAAAGTGTTGGTGCATGTTGTATCTACCCAGTAATTCATATTTGGTGTTGGAGGTTTTAATGCATGTGATATTAAAACTTGCATGTAAGtgtaataatttctttttaacaatcatatttacaaaattttatttagtaCTTTCTAACCAGCATGGATTGCTTGTTTTGCTTTATGATAATCaatcatttcataaaatacTCATTTCATTTACTCTgttgataaacattaaaacatcATTCCATCAATTTACTATTTCATTGCAATCAGTCTTAACAAGAAGAGTTCTCATTTTAGTCCCAGGTCAGAGCATATCAGGCCATGCTTCAAAGCAACCAAATGTAGTTTTGAGCACAATATACTAGAGTAGAAATTTTGCTAGACAACTAGAATGAGAAATCTTCGCAAGTTGCATGCTTTTATGCTAACCAGGTTCTTGTTCTTTTTCTGACCTCTGCCTTTAGAGTTTGAGAGAAAGTTAGCTGCAATGGGATTTGAACTTTCAGATGACAACAGTGATGCCTCTTATGATTTCAATGGAAAGAAAGGACAAGAGCAGCCTGGGTCTCAGGCTAAACCCCCGGTGGCGCCTGCCTCCCAGAATGCCAAGAGCAAACCCTCACCCAGCATATACCGCCTGATATCACAGAAGAGGAATGAGAAACCTAGTATGTCTGGAGACACTGACAGGAGATCAGATGACAGTTTTGACAGCACAGAGGACAAGGAGCTATACACAAGAAGACCGCAGTCCTCCACACAGGAAGAGGAAGCTACCACAGATGATGGGATGCAGAGACTGCCTAGCGACTCGGAGAGTGATGTTGGCCCTCAAGCCCGGCAGCCTGTGTTTGAAGAAGAGTCTGACTGTGATGATGTGAGTTTTAGTGCTTTTGTTCCTGCCTCTGTCCGGCGACAGAGCGTACTGCCAAGTGGTCCTCATCAGGAGTCGGAACCTATGGAAAACAGGCCCAAGCCCTCAGTCAATCCTGTTGCTCCTGTTCCCTCCAGCTACAGAAGTGGCTCCAACCTTGTGGGCTACCAACAGCAGAGCAGCTCCAGTAGCCTAGAAAGCACTTCAAGTGAACAGAGCTCCTATTCCTCTGACTCGCGGCGCTACTCTGTTGGAGATGATACGTCAGACTCTGCAGAAATCAATGACCTTCTGGATGAGGCTTTGAGTGATGAAGAGGAGGAGGCTCATGGAGCAAACAAACCAAGAGTCGCACCAGTAAGTGTTATAGTATATTAGGCTTGGAAGTTTTCTAGAGAATTAGGTAACATTCAAACAGTTAATAGTAAATTGGTCATCTTTTGCAGCGTAAGAGACGTAGTCACATGATGGCAACAAGCGAAGATAATGCTGGAAACTTGGTGTACAGTGTCAGCATGTATCGATCCCGCAGGTAAGCAGACATTTCTTATATCTTGCATTCAAAACTGTATATATTCCCTCATTTTAGAAATCATGGGTATGCAAGTCATGACCTTGCTTAAAGTTTTGtttcatgtaaaattttacTTCTACAGATATTTACATGAGCCAAATTCtccgaagaagaaaattgttcgcAATAGAGAGTTTGAGGACTCGATTCGTGAAGAGGAAATTGAGATGCCTACACAACTACCCCCTGAAGTAGAGCGCAAAAGCATTCAGGAAAGAATACAGGTATATCTAATGAAAATTTTGCCTAAAAAAATCCATGTTATCTGCTATTCACATGTCGGCATTAAAGTAGGCCCACAGCACTGAATTTTTATTAAGACACAagatttgtcattttaaaactgATCAACCATACACAGACCATTAGAGTTTTGATAATCAATTAATGTATTGATTCATGTATTCATATATTCCCAGGAGCTGCAGGAGCTAGTTAGCCAGGAACAGAGTGTTATCATGCAGACAAGTAACGCTCTTAACCAGTGTTGTTCCAGCAACTCCTACTTCCAGGGCTCACCAGAGCAAGTGGAGTGCAACCGCCTCTTGCTTATTGCATGTAAGT includes:
- the LOC128186764 gene encoding anillin-like isoform X3; translated protein: MMSETHQEVCDSSFEELANKTIEDIDKSPSDLGSFEEIAVESFQELEKYNDAKLSSGDLQRLLEKTRQRREVLNQKLGKTPEATPRKRILEQNQARENVTAVSITSKDGSPGKRQCVRGEENMVHPDTPAINGVKSRMQALTKQREQFSEKDSEMVDISNEPAMQKVTTTRREAAVAFKENIEETTTSTGRRGRFAHLAQAINNWEDDLSHPTIHKPEEPKPRWQPPKPATEAPPAKPPRVEADPSPPQQSVKPPPAPPVPAAPSPKKTYAPQPPTAQSSAASKLPTNSVCKSVLDRTKVSKEKTEDPTTKSVSERLNTWKASETPKKEKQVDPSQQPVSAKKAVWEQKISTPTATVSKVHQPVRQMATPVSEKPPLPKPQSSETQNPNVTAAQPEVRVEKDDPAAQPVSARMASWQQRTSESTPRKEEEPTAYSVTARMSAWEEMSSSNKVSYIKKVDPGSVSPGKKSPVKAPVFGSAKKPTPVKAIGQTSENKAVTPTKAVKDHLMQKAGHIKASMDSPQQTGGNPGKIGSATKMMQQKLFEQATHGKTADVAEKLRRERMEEVQQIQHRHDNGILKEGRPEKTPSDTEDQKLTSDLGNNRREAIRAKARADDNSDASYDFNGKKGQEQPGSQAKPPVAPASQNAKSKPSPSIYRLISQKRNEKPSMSGDTDRRSDDSFDSTEDKELYTRRPQSSTQEEEATTDDGMQRLPSDSESDVGPQARQPVFEEESDCDDVSFSAFVPASVRRQSVLPSGPHQESEPMENRPKPSVNPVAPVPSSYRSGSNLVGYQQQSSSSSLESTSSEQSSYSSDSRRYSVGDDTSDSAEINDLLDEALSDEEEEAHGANKPRVAPRKRRSHMMATSEDNAGNLVYSVSMYRSRRYLHEPNSPKKKIVRNREFEDSIREEEIEMPTQLPPEVERKSIQERIQELQELVSQEQSVIMQTSNALNQCCSSNSYFQGSPEQVECNRLLLIACQKRQAYLTEIQRLKETGCLDPPGSGPRGSLTISDIRLPLKKEFVTKIGTASDNTVHYFLLLIRNHAQVIVTQMLSTHDPMMRGSLDFPNLIKIHGICGNFKLNLEIYSMSISREAIKDKKRKTPKKLPKGHLVPDYYLAPSPGGPTAVRTTSFTLITTLPITMRALDKTCFTLERIPYLSPLHGTIYMRLKCLMEQNVEERGFLTMFEDVSGFGAWHRRWSALQGNKLCFWKYPDEETRKEPMGIIDLKRCVTEKVGLIPRDICARPNTFELVTVRQPRRGEEDTLVSKTYNTMTSIRHMISADTKEERINWCNKINRALANIRTWHSDALRPIKMPTTKE